A single region of the Salarchaeum japonicum genome encodes:
- a CDS encoding dolichol kinase: MSELPRRAVHASTSVVPLAYLLGAPWAYIRGFLVLACVVVAAAEALRLAGTIDHWRIFSKLTREYERENPAGYALGAVAMTLVALAFDPFVAVPAMFMLTLGDPISGILSSGDLGMKQSWVMLATFGFCLAIASLLRVPVPAAIAGAAAAAVADGVKPVVFTYVVDDNFSIPVASASAMWATIHLV, translated from the coding sequence GTGAGCGAACTCCCGCGGCGCGCCGTCCACGCGAGCACGTCGGTCGTCCCCCTCGCGTACCTGCTCGGCGCGCCGTGGGCCTATATTCGGGGCTTCCTCGTTCTCGCGTGCGTCGTCGTCGCCGCGGCGGAGGCGCTCCGCCTCGCCGGCACAATCGACCACTGGCGTATCTTCTCGAAGCTCACGCGGGAGTACGAGCGGGAGAACCCCGCGGGGTACGCGCTCGGCGCGGTGGCGATGACGCTCGTCGCGCTCGCGTTCGACCCGTTCGTCGCGGTGCCCGCGATGTTCATGCTGACCCTCGGCGACCCCATCTCGGGAATCCTGTCGAGCGGCGACCTCGGGATGAAGCAGTCGTGGGTGATGCTCGCGACGTTCGGGTTCTGCCTCGCCATCGCCAGCCTCCTCCGCGTCCCCGTCCCCGCGGCTATCGCGGGCGCGGCGGCCGCCGCGGTCGCGGACGGCGTGAAGCCCGTGGTGTTCACGTACGTCGTGGACGACAACTTCTCCATCCCCGTCGCGTCCGCGAGCGCGATGTGGGCGACTATCCACCTCGTGTAG
- the glyS gene encoding glycine--tRNA ligase, translating to MNLDELARRRGFFFQANEAYGGVAGFYTYGPEGASLKRNVEDAWRDRFVTREGNMEIDAPTVTPEPVFEASGHIETFDDMLVECPECGESHRADHLIEDNTGIEDAESLPIPEVEGLIRDHDLVCPNCNTPLAGEDVENFNLMFKTQIGPGDGQTGYMRPETAQGMFVEFPRLKEYAREQLPFGAAQVGTGYRNEISPRNALLRTREFTMAELEYFFDPESDSPDLDAVSDISLTLYPVSEQQAEDGEYVQKTPREAVEEGIVGDEWTAYWLGVSQRWFDRVGVDMNRFRFRQHLPGELSHYASDCWDAESEVDGDWIEIEGLASRTDYDLSKHAKHSGENFTVFKQFDEPKTVERATVDPDMSYLGPEFGGAAGDVADALETLAERDRAAFDDDTVAVDVDGETYEVPVEKTGFAVEEVTEAGRHITPHVVEPAFGVGRVVYTVLAHALDTDEVDGEERDVLRLDPEVAPTFVGVFPLMDKDGLGEEARDLARDLREAGFSVTYDDSGNIGRRYRRQDEVGTPFCVTVDYESLEDGDVTLRDRDSTDQTRVDIDDLPRVLGDLRAGRADFSEL from the coding sequence ATGAACCTGGACGAACTCGCCCGCCGACGGGGTTTCTTCTTCCAGGCGAACGAGGCGTACGGCGGCGTCGCCGGGTTCTACACGTACGGGCCGGAGGGCGCGAGCCTGAAGCGGAACGTCGAGGACGCGTGGCGCGACCGCTTCGTCACCCGCGAGGGGAACATGGAGATAGACGCGCCGACGGTCACGCCAGAACCCGTGTTCGAGGCGTCCGGGCACATCGAGACGTTCGACGACATGCTCGTCGAGTGCCCGGAGTGCGGGGAGAGCCACCGCGCCGACCACCTCATCGAGGACAACACGGGCATCGAGGACGCCGAGAGCCTCCCGATTCCCGAGGTCGAGGGACTCATCCGCGACCACGACCTCGTCTGTCCGAACTGTAACACGCCGCTCGCGGGCGAGGACGTGGAGAACTTCAACCTCATGTTCAAGACCCAGATCGGGCCGGGCGACGGCCAGACGGGCTACATGCGCCCGGAGACCGCGCAGGGGATGTTCGTGGAGTTCCCCCGGCTGAAGGAGTACGCGCGCGAGCAACTGCCGTTCGGCGCGGCGCAGGTCGGAACGGGCTACCGGAACGAAATCAGCCCGCGGAACGCCCTCCTGCGCACTCGCGAGTTCACGATGGCGGAGCTGGAGTACTTCTTCGACCCCGAGTCGGACAGCCCCGACCTCGACGCCGTGAGCGACATCTCGCTCACCCTCTACCCCGTCTCCGAACAGCAGGCCGAGGACGGCGAGTACGTCCAGAAGACGCCGCGCGAGGCCGTCGAGGAGGGTATCGTGGGCGACGAGTGGACGGCGTACTGGCTCGGCGTGAGCCAGCGGTGGTTCGACCGCGTCGGCGTGGACATGAACCGCTTCCGGTTCCGCCAGCACCTCCCCGGCGAACTCTCGCACTACGCGAGCGACTGCTGGGACGCCGAGTCCGAGGTGGACGGCGACTGGATAGAAATCGAGGGGCTCGCGTCCCGGACGGACTACGACCTCTCGAAGCACGCGAAACACTCCGGGGAGAACTTCACGGTGTTCAAGCAGTTCGACGAGCCGAAGACCGTCGAGCGCGCGACCGTCGACCCCGACATGTCCTACCTCGGCCCCGAGTTCGGCGGCGCGGCGGGCGACGTGGCGGACGCGCTCGAAACCCTCGCGGAGCGCGACCGCGCGGCGTTCGACGACGACACTGTTGCGGTTGACGTGGACGGCGAGACGTACGAGGTGCCCGTCGAAAAGACCGGCTTTGCGGTGGAGGAGGTGACGGAGGCCGGGCGGCACATCACGCCCCACGTGGTCGAACCGGCGTTCGGCGTCGGTCGCGTCGTCTACACGGTGCTCGCGCACGCGCTCGACACCGACGAGGTGGACGGCGAGGAGCGCGACGTGCTCCGCCTCGACCCCGAGGTCGCGCCGACGTTCGTCGGCGTGTTCCCCCTGATGGACAAGGACGGCCTCGGCGAGGAGGCGCGCGACCTCGCGCGAGACCTCCGCGAAGCCGGGTTTTCCGTGACGTACGACGACTCCGGAAACATCGGCCGCCGGTACCGCCGGCAGGACGAGGTCGGCACGCCGTTCTGCGTCACCGTCGACTACGAGAGCCTCGAAGACGGCGACGTGACGCTTCGAGACCGCGACTCGACCGACCAGACGCGCGTCGACATCGACGACCTCCCGCGCGTGCTCGGCGACCTCCGCGCCGGCCGCGCTGACTTCTCCGAACTGTGA
- a CDS encoding CBS domain-containing protein, giving the protein MNVADAMTPRSELVTVELPGTREDVLTYLQEREFSSVPVVKESDAGERYRGLVSREDLIEQPDEDQLALLMQDVPTASADASIVEAARLMVAEGARRVPVVGGDDELEGIVTITDVVRAIADGDVAGDSEVGGLARRDVNTVYEGTPLPVSEREIAYANVPYAVVLDDDAEMAGIITEVDVIDVARVVEGEDDIGDSIAGQDDDWMWEGIKAVGNRYFPTRNVEIPGEPVREFMTTDPVTVSSTKTAQEVAQLMLTHDVEQLPLVSGDDLTGIVRDIDLLSAL; this is encoded by the coding sequence ATGAACGTCGCTGACGCGATGACACCCCGCTCGGAGCTCGTGACGGTCGAGCTTCCGGGTACTCGCGAGGACGTGCTCACGTATCTGCAGGAGCGCGAGTTCTCTTCTGTCCCCGTCGTCAAGGAATCCGACGCGGGCGAACGCTACCGCGGACTCGTTTCGCGCGAAGACCTCATCGAACAGCCGGACGAAGACCAGCTCGCGCTGCTGATGCAGGACGTGCCGACGGCGAGCGCGGACGCCTCCATCGTGGAGGCGGCGCGCCTGATGGTCGCCGAGGGCGCGCGCCGCGTCCCCGTCGTCGGGGGCGACGACGAACTGGAGGGCATCGTCACCATCACGGACGTGGTGCGCGCCATCGCGGACGGCGACGTGGCGGGCGACAGCGAGGTCGGCGGGCTCGCCCGGCGCGACGTGAACACCGTCTACGAGGGGACGCCGCTCCCGGTGTCGGAGCGCGAAATCGCGTACGCGAACGTCCCGTACGCGGTCGTGCTCGACGACGACGCGGAGATGGCGGGCATCATCACGGAAGTGGACGTCATCGACGTGGCGCGCGTCGTGGAGGGCGAGGACGACATCGGTGACTCCATCGCGGGCCAGGACGACGACTGGATGTGGGAGGGAATCAAGGCCGTCGGGAACCGCTACTTCCCGACGCGGAACGTCGAGATTCCCGGCGAGCCCGTGCGGGAGTTCATGACGACCGACCCCGTGACGGTGTCGAGCACGAAGACCGCCCAGGAGGTCGCACAACTGATGCTCACGCACGACGTGGAACAGCTCCCGCTCGTGAGCGGCGACGACCTCACCGGCATCGTCCGGGACATCGACCTGCTCTCCGCGCTATGA
- a CDS encoding DUF7529 family protein encodes MVKQGPDSPEKDELAERREQITENPGAKKDAWAQTLADMDALAEELEAEGWTTVTLRAGDTATKGLDSNDDPADDDVQYGIVHVVPDNDAEAFADVFRDDGFPVYDVYRAEVDGRVFFVTELRDPETETAVFIAGNFLRHYAQPLVEAAVEHGTLYTHVQRLDGTHLGSFEHDGYEKFFPEADRVVAEN; translated from the coding sequence ATGGTCAAACAGGGACCGGACTCGCCGGAGAAGGACGAGCTCGCGGAGCGACGCGAGCAGATAACGGAGAACCCGGGTGCGAAGAAGGACGCGTGGGCGCAGACGCTCGCGGACATGGACGCGCTCGCGGAGGAACTCGAAGCGGAGGGGTGGACGACGGTGACGCTCCGCGCGGGCGACACCGCGACGAAGGGGCTCGACTCGAACGACGACCCCGCGGACGACGACGTGCAGTACGGCATCGTGCACGTCGTTCCGGACAACGACGCGGAGGCGTTCGCGGACGTGTTCCGCGACGACGGCTTCCCCGTCTACGACGTGTACCGCGCCGAGGTGGACGGCCGCGTGTTCTTCGTGACGGAGCTCCGCGACCCCGAGACGGAGACGGCCGTCTTCATCGCGGGGAACTTCCTCCGGCACTACGCCCAGCCGCTCGTCGAGGCGGCGGTCGAACACGGAACGCTGTACACGCACGTCCAGCGCCTCGACGGCACCCACCTCGGGTCGTTCGAGCACGACGGCTACGAGAAGTTCTTCCCGGAGGCCGACCGCGTCGTCGCCGAGAACTGA
- a CDS encoding DUF7555 family protein has product MTGTRRRWLGKTAYVVTYAAAGAFCVSLVLAAVSALYSAGASGVKFGQFVLGWLLLGYAAIKLRPTAAWKRDTESDEATSARVERTADPVEDDERSDREKAAAAASVLNPFASADGRVGADRSGPDNFGEEEAESGTFARYVARLPPAALVPLHPNDRPRDGVTVAATAVCLLVVSFALEVAFGV; this is encoded by the coding sequence ATGACCGGAACGCGTCGGCGCTGGCTCGGGAAGACGGCGTACGTGGTGACGTACGCGGCCGCCGGCGCGTTCTGCGTCTCCCTCGTTCTCGCGGCCGTGAGCGCGCTGTACAGCGCGGGCGCGTCCGGCGTGAAGTTCGGGCAGTTCGTCCTCGGCTGGCTCCTCCTCGGGTACGCCGCCATCAAACTCCGACCGACGGCGGCGTGGAAGCGCGACACGGAGAGCGACGAGGCGACGAGCGCGCGCGTCGAGCGAACCGCCGACCCCGTCGAGGACGACGAGCGGAGCGACCGGGAGAAAGCGGCGGCCGCGGCGAGCGTCCTGAACCCCTTTGCGAGCGCGGACGGCCGCGTCGGCGCGGACAGGAGCGGCCCGGACAACTTCGGCGAGGAGGAAGCGGAGAGCGGGACGTTCGCGCGGTACGTCGCCCGACTCCCGCCGGCCGCGCTCGTCCCGCTCCACCCGAACGACCGGCCGCGGGACGGCGTGACGGTCGCGGCGACCGCGGTCTGCCTGCTCGTCGTCTCCTTCGCGCTCGAAGTCGCGTTCGGCGTCTAA
- a CDS encoding ABC transporter ATP-binding protein: MSTIDSNPTTESTREDDTLVRVRDLKTYYGGDSVFDNKPVKAVDGVSFDIKRGETLGLVGESGCGKTTLGRTLIRLEQATAGEVSYDGTDATALSGKALKQWRRNVQMVFQDPDSSLNDRMTIGEIVQEPLDVHDWPYLSVALTDADGREVAGDMVSAFDRDAHDRPDITIGVSESGASVDIREEIPLEPERVDVTVESDRVRVRVNTTKRRLRRARVRELLDTVGLQPEHYYRYPHQFSGGQKQRIGIARALALEPDFVILDEPVSALDASVQAKILNLLEDLQDEFDLTYLFIAHDLAVVEHICDRVAVMYLGNVMELGPSEEVFDDPANPYTHSLLSAIPEPDPTADKQRITLRGTPPSPRDPPSGCPFSTRCPMKIRPEKYGDIDNDVWEAVEMFRDVLRQRESREKSVTQQVFELAGLSDPYEDIDELVKEVFGDLDLPSEVETHVQEAVEQIRAGESEAARAALREEFGSVCERERPADHQVSSSGRQSRCHRHQDEYEEPAEYLETHVLD, translated from the coding sequence ATGAGCACGATAGATTCGAACCCGACGACGGAATCGACCCGCGAAGACGACACGCTCGTCCGCGTCCGCGACCTGAAGACGTACTACGGCGGCGACAGCGTGTTCGACAACAAGCCCGTGAAGGCCGTGGACGGCGTGTCCTTCGACATCAAGCGCGGGGAGACGCTCGGGCTCGTCGGCGAGTCCGGCTGCGGGAAGACGACGCTCGGCCGCACGCTCATCCGCCTGGAGCAGGCGACCGCGGGCGAGGTGTCGTACGACGGAACCGACGCCACCGCGCTCTCCGGGAAGGCCCTGAAGCAGTGGCGGCGGAACGTCCAGATGGTGTTCCAGGACCCGGACAGCAGTCTGAACGACCGGATGACCATCGGCGAAATCGTCCAGGAACCCCTGGACGTGCACGACTGGCCGTACCTCTCCGTCGCGCTCACCGACGCGGACGGCCGCGAGGTCGCGGGCGACATGGTGTCGGCGTTCGACCGGGACGCCCACGACCGCCCCGACATCACTATCGGCGTGAGTGAGAGCGGCGCGTCCGTGGACATCCGGGAGGAGATTCCGCTCGAACCCGAGCGCGTGGACGTGACGGTGGAGAGCGACCGGGTTCGGGTTCGCGTGAACACGACGAAGCGCCGCCTGCGTCGGGCGCGCGTCCGCGAACTCCTCGACACGGTGGGCCTCCAGCCGGAGCACTACTACCGCTACCCCCACCAGTTCAGTGGCGGCCAGAAACAGCGCATCGGCATCGCCCGCGCCCTCGCACTCGAACCGGATTTCGTCATCCTCGACGAGCCGGTGTCGGCGCTGGACGCGTCCGTGCAGGCGAAGATTCTGAACCTCCTCGAAGACCTCCAGGACGAGTTCGACCTCACGTACCTGTTCATCGCGCACGACCTCGCGGTCGTCGAGCACATCTGCGACCGCGTCGCGGTGATGTACCTCGGGAACGTGATGGAACTCGGGCCGTCGGAGGAGGTGTTCGACGACCCGGCGAACCCGTACACGCACTCGCTGTTGTCGGCGATTCCGGAACCCGACCCGACCGCGGACAAACAGCGCATCACCCTGCGGGGGACGCCGCCGAGTCCGCGCGACCCCCCGAGCGGGTGTCCGTTCAGCACGCGGTGCCCGATGAAGATTCGACCCGAGAAGTACGGCGACATCGACAACGACGTCTGGGAGGCCGTCGAGATGTTTCGGGACGTGCTCCGCCAGCGCGAGAGCCGCGAGAAGTCGGTGACCCAGCAGGTGTTCGAACTCGCGGGGCTCTCCGACCCCTACGAGGACATCGACGAACTCGTCAAGGAGGTGTTCGGCGACCTCGACCTCCCGAGCGAAGTCGAGACGCACGTCCAGGAGGCCGTCGAGCAGATTCGGGCGGGCGAGAGCGAGGCGGCGCGCGCGGCGCTCCGCGAGGAGTTCGGGAGCGTCTGCGAGCGCGAACGCCCCGCCGACCACCAGGTGTCGTCGAGCGGCCGACAGAGCCGGTGTCACCGCCACCAGGACGAGTACGAGGAACCCGCGGAGTACCTCGAAACGCACGTTCTCGACTAG
- a CDS encoding ABC transporter ATP-binding protein: MPRARPDTDAILSVEDLHTAFFTDKETIRAADGVSFDIGYGETVGIVGESGSGKSVTARSIMGLVESPGKITDGHIKYRGIETVRKFADRYSRSTADRTDGDTVGDDDFVVVEERDADGTVTAGYVDVANMPENARQRLRGSAISMVFQDPLTSLNPVYTVGNQIKEALKLHQGLRGREATREAIELLEAVGIPDAPRRVNEYPHEFSGGMRQRAVIATALACDPELLICDEPTTALDVTIQAQILELLKELQKERDLSIMFITHDMGVVAEICDRVNVMYAGELVERASAEELFGNPKHPYTQGLLDSIPSRNTGGDRLSIIEGDVETPNEPATYCRFAPRCPKAFDECDHVHPVLVDVNEANDDHEAACLLYPEDETQEAAVERHRSQTTGAEAER; this comes from the coding sequence ATGCCTCGCGCACGCCCCGACACGGACGCCATCCTGTCCGTCGAAGACCTCCACACGGCGTTCTTCACCGACAAGGAGACGATTCGCGCGGCGGACGGCGTCTCGTTCGACATCGGGTACGGCGAGACCGTCGGCATCGTCGGCGAGTCCGGGAGCGGGAAGTCTGTCACCGCGCGCTCCATCATGGGGCTCGTCGAGAGTCCCGGAAAGATAACGGACGGCCACATCAAGTACCGCGGCATCGAGACGGTGCGGAAGTTCGCCGACCGGTACAGTCGCTCGACCGCCGACCGCACCGACGGCGACACCGTCGGGGACGACGACTTCGTCGTCGTGGAGGAACGCGACGCGGACGGCACGGTCACCGCGGGCTACGTGGACGTGGCGAACATGCCGGAGAACGCGCGCCAGCGCCTCCGCGGGAGCGCCATCTCGATGGTGTTCCAGGACCCGCTCACGAGCCTCAACCCCGTCTACACGGTCGGAAACCAGATCAAGGAAGCGCTCAAGCTCCACCAGGGCCTGCGCGGCCGGGAGGCGACCCGGGAGGCCATCGAACTCCTCGAAGCGGTCGGGATTCCGGACGCGCCCCGGCGCGTGAACGAGTACCCGCACGAGTTCTCGGGCGGGATGCGTCAGCGCGCGGTCATCGCGACGGCGCTCGCCTGCGACCCCGAACTCCTCATCTGTGACGAGCCGACGACGGCGCTCGACGTGACGATTCAGGCGCAGATTCTGGAACTCCTGAAGGAGTTGCAGAAAGAACGCGACCTCTCCATCATGTTCATCACGCACGACATGGGGGTCGTCGCCGAAATCTGCGACCGCGTGAACGTGATGTACGCGGGCGAACTCGTGGAGCGCGCGAGCGCCGAGGAGCTGTTCGGGAACCCCAAGCATCCGTACACGCAGGGCCTGCTGGACAGCATTCCCTCGCGGAACACGGGCGGCGACCGTCTCAGCATCATCGAGGGCGACGTCGAGACGCCGAACGAGCCCGCGACGTACTGCCGGTTCGCGCCGCGGTGCCCGAAGGCGTTCGACGAGTGCGACCACGTCCACCCCGTCCTCGTGGACGTGAACGAAGCGAACGACGACCACGAGGCCGCCTGCCTCCTCTATCCGGAGGACGAGACGCAGGAGGCGGCGGTCGAGCGCCACCGGTCGCAGACCACCGGCGCGGAGGCCGAACGATGA
- a CDS encoding ABC transporter permease — MAATDYSDQPLADRIKANPRPAAIWAGVFVALIALELGALAGFVMALPYDVITEPLLGALPSVISGPLGGVLGVVADAGAAVDGLPTLLDRSVIPNQGYQMPDGSWENTFLGLSPAFAWALRLVVVYAYAFFVLYWVWRGYLVFREHYRYAAWTPTDDMIDRLRGHSWGTFGLVVVFLFIVMAIFAPTVSPTTANANIENPYSHQVQYYDEASGSVQTVTVGAANIASKSQGDSQNFGIGSYDPHDRFHPFGTLISGKDLFTFMAYGARVSLFIGLVAITIAGGIAVSLALMSAYYKGVFDLATVLVSDSFQAMPQLLVLIMLSVALGDTWISEIYSGAFVLALIFGIWGWTGLWRAVRGPAFQTVENEWVDAAESFGERADVLMRKHVAPYIVGYLLIYASMSMGGYMIATAGLSYIGIGVQPPTPEWGRAVSVGQNYIISDSWHISVLPGLAITTVVVGFNALGDGIRDAIDPQSEGGSADEVAATGGGA; from the coding sequence ATGGCTGCAACGGACTACTCGGACCAACCGCTGGCAGACCGAATCAAGGCGAACCCGCGGCCCGCCGCCATCTGGGCGGGCGTGTTCGTGGCGCTCATCGCCCTCGAACTCGGCGCGCTCGCCGGGTTCGTGATGGCGCTCCCGTACGACGTCATCACGGAACCCCTGCTCGGCGCGCTCCCGAGCGTCATCTCGGGGCCGCTCGGCGGCGTGCTCGGCGTCGTCGCCGACGCGGGCGCGGCCGTGGACGGCCTGCCGACGCTGCTCGACCGGAGCGTCATCCCGAACCAGGGCTACCAGATGCCCGACGGTTCCTGGGAGAACACGTTCCTCGGGCTGTCGCCGGCGTTCGCGTGGGCGCTCCGCCTCGTCGTCGTGTACGCGTACGCGTTCTTCGTGCTCTACTGGGTGTGGCGCGGCTACCTCGTGTTCCGCGAGCACTACCGGTACGCGGCGTGGACGCCGACCGACGACATGATAGACCGGCTCCGCGGGCACTCGTGGGGGACGTTCGGATTGGTCGTCGTCTTCCTGTTCATCGTCATGGCCATCTTCGCGCCGACCGTCAGTCCGACGACGGCGAACGCGAACATCGAGAACCCGTACAGCCACCAGGTGCAGTACTACGACGAAGCCTCCGGGAGCGTGCAGACCGTGACGGTGGGCGCGGCGAACATCGCCTCGAAGTCCCAGGGCGACAGTCAGAACTTCGGTATCGGTTCCTACGACCCCCACGACCGATTCCATCCGTTCGGCACGCTGATATCAGGAAAGGACTTGTTCACGTTCATGGCGTACGGGGCGCGGGTGAGCCTGTTCATCGGCCTGGTCGCCATCACCATCGCGGGCGGTATCGCGGTGTCGCTCGCGCTGATGTCCGCGTACTACAAGGGCGTGTTCGACCTCGCGACCGTGCTCGTGAGTGACTCGTTCCAGGCGATGCCCCAGCTCCTCGTGCTCATCATGCTCAGCGTCGCGCTCGGCGACACGTGGATATCCGAAATATACAGCGGCGCGTTCGTCCTCGCGCTCATCTTCGGAATCTGGGGGTGGACGGGGCTGTGGCGCGCGGTTCGCGGCCCGGCGTTCCAGACCGTGGAGAACGAGTGGGTCGACGCCGCGGAGTCCTTCGGTGAGCGCGCGGACGTGCTGATGCGCAAGCACGTCGCGCCCTACATCGTCGGCTACCTCCTCATCTACGCGTCGATGAGCATGGGCGGGTACATGATCGCGACCGCCGGCCTCTCCTACATCGGCATCGGCGTGCAACCGCCGACGCCCGAGTGGGGGCGCGCCGTCTCGGTCGGCCAGAACTACATCATCTCGGACTCCTGGCACATCTCGGTGCTGCCGGGACTCGCCATCACGACGGTCGTCGTCGGGTTCAACGCGCTCGGCGACGGCATCCGTGACGCCATCGACCCGCAGAGCGAAGGCGGGAGCGCCGACGAGGTCGCCGCGACCGGGGGTGGTGCGTGA
- a CDS encoding ABC transporter permease: MNRLAYLLKRILLSIPVVIFGTSLTFIILYAGPIDPVSAILGRGNANGPAAAEIRRKLNLNEPLWSRYFDFMADLLTFNLGQSYVFSPSTPAFEIVVQFLPRTMWMGAWAVLIPLFIGIPLGFYAGLNPNTLGDYTASFSGIVWRAMPNFWLAVIIMQFLSSSQGATVGIANFLNSLPAVSGIQPFNWETWVVQTKVIGPPDLSQLLGPNTTLGLPMPNWENLLAATKKILPASIVLGSASMGNEMRIGRTAMLESKNSNYVEMAKAKGLPPRTIVWKHIFRNALIPLVPVITAEAFVLVGGSVLIEYVFAINGIGYVFLQSMMNGDIPLASALMYVFILLLVIMNIVQDILYTIIDPRVGFEGQ, from the coding sequence ATGAACAGGCTCGCCTACCTCCTCAAACGAATCCTCCTCTCGATTCCCGTCGTCATCTTCGGGACGTCCCTGACGTTCATCATCCTGTACGCAGGGCCGATCGACCCGGTTTCGGCGATCCTCGGGCGCGGGAACGCGAACGGTCCCGCCGCCGCGGAGATTCGACGGAAATTGAACCTGAACGAACCGCTCTGGAGTCGCTACTTCGACTTCATGGCCGACCTCCTGACGTTCAACCTCGGGCAGTCCTACGTGTTCTCGCCCTCGACGCCCGCCTTCGAAATCGTCGTCCAATTCCTCCCCCGGACGATGTGGATGGGGGCGTGGGCGGTTCTCATCCCGCTGTTCATCGGGATACCGCTCGGGTTCTACGCGGGACTCAACCCGAACACGCTCGGCGACTACACCGCCTCCTTCAGCGGTATCGTCTGGCGTGCGATGCCGAACTTCTGGCTCGCGGTCATCATCATGCAGTTCCTGTCCAGTTCGCAGGGCGCGACCGTCGGCATCGCGAACTTCCTCAACAGCCTCCCCGCCGTCAGCGGCATCCAGCCGTTCAACTGGGAGACCTGGGTCGTCCAGACGAAAGTCATCGGGCCGCCCGACCTGAGCCAGCTCCTCGGGCCGAACACGACGCTCGGCCTGCCGATGCCGAACTGGGAGAACCTCCTCGCGGCGACGAAGAAAATCCTCCCGGCGTCCATCGTGCTCGGGTCGGCGTCGATGGGGAACGAGATGCGTATCGGCCGCACCGCGATGCTCGAATCGAAGAACTCGAACTACGTCGAGATGGCGAAGGCGAAGGGCCTGCCGCCGCGCACCATCGTCTGGAAGCACATCTTCCGGAACGCCCTCATCCCCCTGGTGCCCGTCATCACGGCGGAGGCGTTCGTGCTCGTCGGCGGGAGCGTGCTCATCGAGTACGTGTTCGCCATCAACGGCATCGGCTACGTGTTCCTGCAATCGATGATGAACGGCGACATCCCGCTCGCGAGCGCGCTCATGTACGTCTTCATCCTGCTGCTCGTCATCATGAACATCGTTCAAGACATCCTCTACACGATAATCGACCCACGGGTCGGTTTCGAGGGACAATAG